A window of Campylobacter ureolyticus contains these coding sequences:
- a CDS encoding CinA family protein: MNDLLLILGEDIKINTPFLNYIFKSYILKFGELGDIKFIDKNDKNIIENIINLSKIYKYITIFSSDENYHLIAKILASLNDDLLEIKFEDTLTPSLAINSKEGSFLVSLNDCDINLVKANPLNKLPEFLIRKNNLDLKFYIYGFKFEDVEAVFKEFETKFNTEISITRYSNFIIFAKAISKKFSDLNGLRDELLNTFINRVIFEENLAMFIVSRLKNAKLKLSFAESCSCGLIASKIGEISGASEVFDGSLVTYSNEIKHLWLDVSNETLNEFGAVSKECVNEMLKGVLKTTGADFSMAISGIAGPSGGSEDKPVGTVIIGASSTEKQIVEEFLIKGDRNYIRNESVNIAFSLLLEVGSEIFLN, translated from the coding sequence ATGAACGATTTACTTTTAATTTTAGGTGAAGATATAAAGATAAATACTCCGTTTTTAAATTATATTTTTAAAAGCTATATTTTAAAATTTGGCGAACTTGGCGATATAAAATTTATAGATAAAAATGATAAAAATATTATTGAAAATATTATAAATTTAAGTAAAATTTATAAATATATAACTATTTTTTCAAGTGATGAAAATTACCATTTAATTGCTAAAATTTTAGCTAGTTTAAATGATGATTTATTAGAGATTAAATTTGAAGATACACTCACTCCATCTCTTGCTATAAATTCTAAAGAGGGCAGTTTTTTGGTTAGTTTAAATGATTGTGATATAAATTTAGTAAAAGCAAATCCACTAAATAAACTTCCTGAGTTTTTGATTAGAAAAAATAACTTAGATCTTAAATTTTACATTTACGGATTTAAATTTGAGGATGTGGAAGCTGTTTTTAAAGAGTTTGAAACTAAATTTAACACAGAAATTTCAATTACTAGATATAGTAATTTCATAATTTTTGCAAAAGCTATAAGTAAGAAATTTAGTGATTTAAACGGACTTAGAGATGAGCTTTTAAATACTTTTATAAATAGAGTAATTTTTGAAGAAAATTTAGCAATGTTTATTGTTAGTAGGTTAAAAAATGCTAAATTAAAACTAAGTTTTGCTGAGAGTTGCTCGTGTGGTTTAATAGCATCAAAAATAGGTGAAATAAGTGGCGCTAGCGAGGTGTTTGATGGTTCACTTGTAACTTACTCAAACGAGATAAAACATCTTTGGCTTGATGTTAGTAATGAGACTTTAAACGAATTTGGAGCAGTTAGTAAAGAGTGTGTTAATGAGATGCTAAAAGGTGTTTTAAAAACTACGGGAGCTGATTTTTCCATGGCAATAAGTGGTATTGCAGGACCTAGTGGCGGAAGTGAGGATAAGCCTGTTGGAACTGTGATAATTGGAGCAAGTAGCACAGAAAAACAAATAGTTGAAGAGTTTCTTATAAAAGGCGATAGAAATTATATAAGAAATGAAAGTGTAAATATAGCTTTTAGCCTTCTTTTGGAGGTTGGAAGCGAAATATTTTTAAATTAA
- the ileS gene encoding isoleucine--tRNA ligase, producing the protein MDYKDTLFLPKTDFAMRGNLPANEPKRLKSWYEERKVYEKMKDKRKGSSNSFALHDGPPYANGHLHIGHALNKILKDIILKTHYFFGDDIRYVPGWDCHGLPIEQQVEVSLGDKKNSISKKELRQLCRDHATKFVNIQRDEFKDLGVIGDWCDPYLTMKFKFEADIYKNLCDIAKKGLLIERSKPVFWSWAAKTALAEAEVEYKDKEDYSLYASFNLTDEANKKLGVENAKAVIWTTTPWTLPANQAIALNPHEKYVVTKEGYIFAKPLLEVLISKNLTKGEILKEFDSKILENLYAINPLNDRLSRFILGEHVLMDGGTGLVHTAPGHGEDDYFAALKYGIEVLMPVDDGGCFDETLKSKKLIKDEFVDELVGMHIFKANEKIIEILGKNLLSVSKFTHSYPFCWRTKKPVIYRATKQWFIAMDEPKLGGKTLREVAINEINNNIKFYPQAGKNRLLSMIENRPDWCISRQREWGVPIAFFRDKSTKEPIFDSEILDNVYEIFKTQGADAWWELEISELLPKNSKYKPENLEKVMDILDVWFDSGSTWNAVLNSGEYDAGSYPTDMYLEGSDQHRGWFQSSLLVSCAINEKAPYKAILTHGFTVDKDGAKMSKSVGNVILPSEIIKEYGVEILRLWVSLSDYSSDLKIGKEILKQVSEQYRKIRNTIRFLLANVSDLKELETSNFTNLDKWILTKASKTFKDVENSFKNYDFSKGFNQLLNFLNADLSGVYLDICKDRLYCDDINSARRRSAQSVMVIITRSLLPLIAPTLTYTVDEVMEFAPDIIKNGKSDAFDLLYEELDYDFKIEDEIFISSREKFFEMVDSLKKDKIIKSTLEIALETSSNEVLSHDMQDIIDWYLVSEVRGLESSECLAEFNVDDEIFRITKSNLHKCPRCWKFNAQKEDELCPRCNKVMENV; encoded by the coding sequence ATGGATTATAAAGACACACTTTTTTTACCTAAAACAGACTTTGCAATGAGAGGAAACTTACCAGCAAATGAGCCAAAAAGATTAAAATCATGGTATGAAGAAAGAAAAGTTTATGAAAAAATGAAAGACAAAAGAAAAGGCAGTTCAAATTCTTTTGCACTTCATGATGGACCGCCGTATGCAAACGGTCATCTTCATATAGGTCATGCGTTAAATAAAATTTTAAAAGATATTATTTTAAAAACACACTATTTTTTTGGTGATGATATTAGATATGTTCCTGGCTGGGACTGTCATGGGCTTCCGATAGAGCAGCAAGTTGAGGTAAGTTTAGGTGATAAAAAAAATAGTATTTCAAAAAAAGAGTTAAGACAACTTTGTAGAGATCATGCAACTAAATTTGTCAATATTCAAAGAGATGAATTTAAAGATTTAGGAGTTATTGGCGATTGGTGTGATCCATACTTAACTATGAAATTTAAATTTGAAGCTGATATTTATAAAAACCTTTGTGATATTGCTAAAAAAGGACTTTTGATTGAAAGAAGCAAGCCTGTTTTTTGGAGCTGGGCTGCTAAGACAGCCTTGGCAGAGGCTGAAGTTGAATATAAAGATAAAGAAGACTATAGTCTTTATGCAAGCTTTAATTTAACAGATGAGGCAAATAAAAAACTTGGAGTTGAAAATGCAAAAGCCGTTATTTGGACTACTACTCCATGGACACTTCCAGCAAATCAAGCAATTGCTCTAAACCCACATGAAAAATATGTGGTTACAAAAGAAGGCTATATTTTTGCTAAGCCTTTACTTGAAGTTTTAATTTCTAAAAACCTTACAAAAGGTGAAATTTTAAAAGAATTTGACTCAAAAATATTAGAAAATTTATATGCTATAAATCCACTAAATGATAGATTATCAAGATTTATTTTAGGAGAGCATGTTTTAATGGACGGAGGAACAGGACTAGTTCATACTGCTCCAGGACATGGCGAGGATGACTATTTTGCAGCGTTAAAATATGGCATTGAAGTATTAATGCCAGTTGATGATGGTGGCTGTTTTGATGAAACTTTAAAATCAAAAAAACTTATAAAAGATGAGTTTGTTGATGAGCTTGTTGGAATGCACATTTTTAAAGCAAACGAAAAAATAATTGAAATTTTAGGTAAAAATTTATTAAGTGTGAGTAAATTTACGCACTCTTATCCATTTTGCTGGAGAACTAAAAAGCCTGTAATTTATAGAGCAACAAAACAGTGGTTTATAGCTATGGATGAGCCAAAACTTGGTGGTAAAACCTTAAGAGAAGTTGCTATAAATGAGATAAATAATAATATAAAATTTTATCCACAAGCTGGTAAAAACCGTCTTTTATCAATGATAGAAAATCGCCCTGATTGGTGTATTTCAAGACAAAGAGAGTGGGGAGTTCCAATTGCATTTTTTAGAGATAAATCCACAAAAGAACCAATTTTTGATAGTGAAATTTTAGATAATGTTTATGAAATTTTTAAAACTCAAGGAGCCGATGCGTGGTGGGAGCTTGAAATAAGCGAGCTTTTACCAAAAAATTCAAAATACAAACCTGAAAATTTAGAAAAAGTTATGGATATTTTAGATGTTTGGTTTGATAGTGGCTCAACTTGGAATGCTGTTTTAAATAGCGGTGAATACGATGCTGGAAGTTATCCAACTGATATGTATCTAGAAGGAAGTGATCAACATCGTGGCTGGTTTCAAAGCTCTCTTTTAGTAAGTTGCGCAATCAATGAAAAAGCTCCTTATAAAGCCATTTTAACACATGGATTTACAGTTGATAAAGACGGTGCTAAGATGAGTAAATCGGTTGGAAATGTTATTTTGCCAAGTGAAATTATTAAAGAGTATGGTGTTGAAATTCTAAGGCTTTGGGTAAGTTTGAGTGATTATTCAAGTGATTTAAAAATTGGAAAAGAGATATTAAAGCAAGTTAGCGAACAGTATAGAAAAATAAGAAATACAATAAGATTTTTACTTGCAAATGTTAGTGATTTAAAAGAACTTGAAACTTCAAATTTCACAAATTTAGATAAGTGGATTTTAACAAAAGCTTCAAAAACATTCAAAGATGTTGAAAATTCATTTAAAAACTACGACTTTTCAAAAGGGTTTAATCAGCTTTTAAATTTCTTAAATGCTGACTTAAGTGGAGTTTATTTAGATATTTGCAAAGATAGACTATATTGTGATGATATAAACTCAGCTAGAAGAAGAAGTGCTCAAAGCGTTATGGTGATAATTACAAGAAGTCTTTTACCATTAATTGCTCCAACTTTAACCTACACAGTAGATGAGGTCATGGAGTTTGCACCAGATATTATTAAAAATGGAAAATCAGATGCATTTGATCTTTTATATGAAGAGCTTGATTATGATTTTAAAATAGAAGATGAAATTTTTATATCCTCAAGAGAGAAATTTTTTGAGATGGTTGATAGTCTAAAAAAAGATAAAATTATTAAATCTACACTTGAAATTGCACTTGAAACAAGCTCAAATGAGGTTTTATCTCATGATATGCAAGATATAATTGATTGGTATTTAGTAAGTGAGGTAAGAGGCCTTGAAAGTAGTGAGTGTTTAGCTGAGTTTAATGTTGATGATGAGATTTTTAGAATTACAAAATCAAATTTACACAAATGTCCAAGATGCTGGAAATTTAACGCACAAAAAGAAGATGAACTTTGTCCAAGGTGCAATAAGGTAATGGAAAATGTTTAG
- the gatA gene encoding Asp-tRNA(Asn)/Glu-tRNA(Gln) amidotransferase subunit GatA — MISLEAALKLSSEELKNLKQDLSKKIKEKKELGAYIEQFLDSEMNISGDGVPVAIKDNIQVKGWSVTSASKILQGYIAPYDATAIVKLKNAGVCPFGRTNMDEFAMGSTTATSFYGKTLNPLDNSRVPGGSSGGSAAAVAGGIAIAALGSDTGGSIRQPAAFCGCVGFKPTYGRVSRYGLGAYSSSLDQIGPITQNVKDAAILYDIIKGHDEKDSTSYDGKYASTNLDPNKKLKIAVIKNYIENTDEVIKNALLKTIEKLKSAGHEIIYKEFSNANIDIAAYYIIANAEASANLSRFDGVRYGRRAEAKNLHELYANTRGEGFGAEVQRRLLLGTFVLSSGYYDAYYVKAQKAREFIKREYEEVFNEADLIFSPVTPTLPYKFGSITEPLKVYLGDLYTVGANLAGLPAISVPVCKTSEGLSISAQLLGKAFDDENVLNGGLVLENLSKE, encoded by the coding sequence GTGATAAGTTTAGAAGCTGCTTTAAAACTATCAAGCGAAGAGTTAAAAAATCTAAAACAAGATTTATCAAAAAAAATAAAAGAAAAAAAAGAGTTAGGTGCTTATATTGAGCAGTTTTTAGATTCAGAAATGAATATAAGTGGAGATGGTGTTCCAGTTGCGATAAAAGATAATATCCAAGTAAAGGGTTGGAGCGTTACAAGTGCTTCAAAAATACTTCAAGGATATATCGCACCATACGATGCAACAGCAATTGTAAAGCTAAAAAATGCAGGAGTTTGTCCTTTTGGAAGAACAAATATGGATGAGTTTGCTATGGGAAGCACAACTGCAACTTCTTTTTATGGAAAAACACTAAATCCACTTGATAACTCAAGAGTTCCAGGTGGAAGTAGTGGTGGAAGTGCAGCAGCTGTTGCAGGTGGTATAGCAATAGCAGCGCTTGGAAGTGATACTGGTGGAAGTATTCGCCAACCTGCTGCATTTTGTGGTTGTGTTGGTTTTAAACCAACTTATGGAAGAGTCAGTAGATATGGTCTTGGGGCTTATTCAAGTAGCTTAGATCAAATTGGACCTATTACTCAAAATGTAAAAGATGCTGCTATTTTATACGATATCATAAAAGGACATGACGAAAAAGATAGCACAAGTTACGATGGCAAGTATGCATCTACAAATTTAGATCCAAACAAAAAGTTAAAAATTGCTGTTATTAAAAATTATATTGAAAATACTGACGAAGTAATAAAAAATGCTCTTTTAAAAACCATTGAAAAACTAAAATCAGCCGGACATGAGATAATTTATAAAGAGTTTTCAAATGCCAATATAGATATTGCAGCTTATTATATTATCGCAAATGCTGAAGCAAGCGCAAATTTAAGTAGATTTGATGGTGTAAGATATGGAAGACGCGCAGAAGCTAAAAATTTACATGAGCTTTATGCAAATACAAGAGGTGAGGGTTTTGGAGCTGAAGTTCAAAGAAGACTTCTTTTAGGGACTTTCGTTTTAAGTAGTGGATATTATGATGCATATTATGTAAAAGCTCAAAAAGCAAGAGAATTTATAAAAAGAGAATATGAAGAGGTCTTTAATGAAGCCGATCTTATTTTTAGTCCAGTAACTCCTACATTGCCATATAAATTTGGAAGTATTACAGAGCCACTTAAAGTTTATTTAGGAGATTTATACACAGTTGGTGCAAATTTAGCAGGACTTCCAGCTATTTCAGTTCCAGTTTGCAAAACAAGTGAAGGACTTAGTATAAGTGCTCAGCTTTTAGGAAAAGCTTTTGATGATGAAAATGTTTTAAATGGCGGGTTAGTTTTAGAGAATTTAAGTAAGGAGTAA
- the guaB gene encoding IMP dehydrogenase yields the protein MRIVKRALTFEDVLLVPQYSEILPKDIVLKSKLTKKINLNVPLVSAAMDTVTEYRTAIMMARLGGIGIIHKNMDIKTQVRMVKRVKKSESGVIIDPIFIKPDATIKEALDIMSEYRISGVPVVNDDRVLIGILTNRDLRFETDFTALVGDKMTKAPLITAPKGCTLDDAEEIFKNNKVEKLPIVDENGKLDGLITIKDLKKRIEYPNSNKDKYGRLIVGAAIGVGHFERAEALVDAGADVLVLDSAHGHSKNIINTLKELKSNLDVDVIVGNVANPKSIADLAKAGADAIKVGIGPGSICTTRIVAGVGVPQITAISDCAQEAKKYDIPIIADGGIKYSGDIAKALAAGASSVMIGSLLAGCDESPGDLITFQGRQYKLYRGMGSIGAMTRGSADRYFQEGTASDKLVPEGIEGRVPYAGTLKNVVFQLLGGLRSSMGYCGSIDIPTFQEKAEFVEITTAGLKESHVHDVVITKEAPNYKVH from the coding sequence ATGAGGATAGTAAAAAGAGCTTTGACTTTTGAAGATGTGCTTTTAGTGCCACAATATTCAGAAATTTTACCAAAAGATATAGTTTTAAAATCAAAATTAACAAAAAAAATAAACCTAAATGTTCCACTAGTTAGTGCTGCTATGGATACAGTAACTGAGTATAGAACAGCCATCATGATGGCAAGACTTGGGGGAATTGGAATAATTCATAAAAATATGGATATAAAAACCCAAGTTAGAATGGTAAAAAGAGTTAAAAAAAGTGAAAGTGGTGTTATAATAGATCCAATTTTTATAAAGCCTGATGCAACCATAAAAGAGGCACTTGATATAATGAGCGAATATAGAATTTCAGGCGTTCCAGTTGTAAATGATGATAGGGTTTTAATAGGAATTTTAACAAATAGAGATTTAAGATTTGAGACTGATTTTACCGCTCTTGTTGGTGATAAAATGACAAAAGCACCTCTTATAACAGCTCCAAAAGGTTGTACGCTTGATGATGCAGAAGAAATTTTTAAAAATAATAAAGTTGAAAAACTTCCAATAGTTGATGAAAATGGCAAATTAGATGGCTTAATAACAATAAAAGATCTTAAAAAAAGGATAGAGTATCCAAACTCAAATAAAGATAAATATGGAAGATTGATTGTTGGTGCTGCTATTGGAGTAGGACATTTTGAAAGAGCAGAAGCTTTAGTTGATGCAGGTGCTGATGTTTTAGTGCTTGATTCAGCTCATGGGCACTCTAAAAACATAATAAATACTTTAAAAGAATTAAAATCAAATTTAGATGTTGATGTTATAGTTGGAAATGTTGCAAATCCAAAAAGTATAGCAGATCTTGCAAAAGCTGGAGCAGATGCCATAAAAGTTGGAATTGGACCTGGAAGTATTTGCACCACTAGAATAGTAGCAGGTGTTGGTGTTCCACAAATTACAGCTATTAGTGATTGTGCCCAGGAAGCTAAAAAATATGATATTCCTATAATTGCAGATGGTGGTATAAAATACTCAGGCGACATTGCAAAGGCTTTAGCTGCAGGAGCAAGTTCTGTTATGATAGGAAGTTTGCTTGCAGGTTGTGATGAGAGTCCAGGAGATTTAATAACATTCCAAGGAAGACAATATAAACTTTATCGTGGAATGGGCTCAATTGGAGCAATGACTAGGGGAAGTGCTGATAGGTATTTTCAAGAAGGAACTGCAAGTGATAAATTAGTTCCTGAAGGAATTGAGGGAAGAGTTCCTTATGCTGGAACTTTAAAAAATGTTGTTTTTCAGCTTTTAGGAGGATTAAGAAGCTCTATGGGATATTGTGGAAGTATTGATATACCAACATTCCAAGAAAAAGCCGAATTTGTAGAGATAACAACAGCAGGTCTAAAAGAAAGCCATGTTCATGATGTTGTCATAACAAAAGAAGCTCCAAATTATAAAGTTCATTAG
- the metX gene encoding homoserine O-acetyltransferase MetX, which yields MKISTNLEYFNEPLHLESGRILSSFKLKYETYGKLNENKTNAVVVCHALTGSCHAAGRYDGDAKPGWWDTLIGDNKTIDTTKYFVICVSILGSPFGSTNPLSVDESTGTEYRLKFPVLTISDVVNAQMRLFARLGIKKAHAVVGGSLGGMQALCFAIDHPNFSDRIVMLASTYATRAWAIAFNKIAIHGILNDIIFDNGNYDKNLVAKHGLVGMEVGRMAGHISFLSPSSTDMKFGRNYVATDGLYELKGRFEVDRYMEYNASNFAKKFDPLCYLYIVKMMNIFDSTRNYDDLKDALSNVKAKLTLIAFKGDMLFMPDEMKEIYDALNDLGKESEFYNIESSYGHDAFLVECDKFENYIKRALNE from the coding sequence GTGAAAATAAGCACAAATTTAGAGTATTTTAACGAGCCGCTTCATTTAGAAAGCGGTCGTATTCTATCATCGTTTAAGTTAAAATACGAAACTTATGGAAAATTAAACGAGAATAAAACTAACGCAGTTGTAGTGTGTCACGCTCTAACTGGCTCTTGCCATGCTGCAGGTAGGTATGATGGAGATGCAAAGCCAGGTTGGTGGGACACGCTCATTGGCGATAACAAAACAATAGATACAACAAAATATTTTGTAATTTGTGTAAGTATTTTAGGAAGTCCATTTGGCTCAACAAACCCTTTAAGTGTAGATGAAAGTACTGGCACAGAATATAGACTAAAATTTCCTGTTCTTACAATTAGTGATGTTGTAAACGCGCAAATGAGACTTTTTGCAAGGCTTGGTATAAAAAAAGCTCATGCTGTAGTTGGTGGGAGTTTGGGCGGTATGCAAGCGCTTTGCTTTGCAATTGACCATCCAAATTTCAGCGATAGAATCGTAATGCTTGCTTCAACTTACGCAACAAGAGCATGGGCAATAGCTTTTAATAAAATAGCAATTCATGGTATTTTAAATGATATTATTTTTGATAATGGAAACTACGATAAAAACTTAGTTGCAAAACACGGGCTTGTTGGCATGGAAGTTGGCAGGATGGCAGGGCATATAAGTTTTTTAAGTCCTTCATCAACAGATATGAAATTTGGAAGAAACTATGTAGCAACAGATGGACTTTACGAGCTTAAAGGAAGATTTGAGGTAGATAGATATATGGAGTATAATGCTTCAAATTTTGCCAAAAAATTTGATCCACTTTGCTATCTTTATATTGTAAAAATGATGAATATATTTGACTCAACAAGAAATTATGATGACTTAAAAGATGCACTTTCAAATGTTAAAGCAAAGCTTACATTAATTGCATTTAAAGGCGATATGCTTTTTATGCCAGATGAGATGAAAGAAATTTATGATGCATTAAATGATCTTGGTAAAGAGAGTGAGTTTTATAATATTGAAAGCAGTTATGGGCACGATGCGTTTTTAGTAGAGTGTGATAAATTTGAAAATTATATAAAAAGGGCGTTAAATGAGTGA
- the xseB gene encoding exodeoxyribonuclease VII small subunit: MSEKIDEIESFEDKVKKLESLLEKLKDENLSLEKSVEIYKEALSLLKQTSKILDKAKLEITEISDE, encoded by the coding sequence ATGAGTGAAAAAATAGATGAAATTGAAAGTTTTGAAGATAAAGTAAAAAAGCTTGAAAGCTTACTTGAAAAACTAAAAGATGAAAATTTAAGTTTAGAAAAAAGTGTTGAAATTTATAAAGAAGCTTTAAGTTTATTAAAACAAACTTCTAAAATTTTGGATAAAGCAAAACTTGAAATTACTGAGATTAGTGATGAGTAA
- a CDS encoding carbon-nitrogen hydrolase family protein yields the protein MSKICIIQLPTLSMSEGRIDYYMRIVKDSGASLVLLGEYVLNSFFTELLKMPKSLINEQILHKKELFIKLAKKYNTTIIAPFITKKNKGFVKGIAKFSPNSYRYFEQNFLINYDHWNEEDFFLNDVKKLNLPVFNHENFKFGVLMGFETHFDICWQYLLKKDVDVVLVPTAATFDSNQRWEEILKAKAFTNLVYVLRANRIGKAKFDKKVCEFYGKSFAVTPNGIISSKLNEEEGILLFEFSKNELKTQRKFWKFREILAKKGF from the coding sequence ATGAGTAAAATTTGCATTATTCAGCTTCCGACTTTATCGATGAGTGAGGGACGAATTGATTATTACATGAGAATTGTAAAAGACAGCGGTGCATCGCTTGTTCTTTTGGGTGAATATGTTTTAAATAGCTTTTTTACTGAGCTTTTAAAAATGCCAAAAAGTCTTATTAATGAGCAAATTTTACATAAAAAAGAGCTTTTTATCAAGCTTGCAAAAAAATACAATACAACCATAATAGCACCTTTTATAACAAAAAAAAATAAAGGTTTTGTAAAAGGTATAGCTAAATTTTCTCCAAATTCATATAGATATTTTGAGCAGAATTTTTTAATAAATTATGATCATTGGAATGAGGAAGATTTTTTTTTAAATGATGTAAAAAAGTTAAATTTGCCCGTATTTAACCACGAAAATTTCAAATTTGGAGTTTTAATGGGTTTTGAAACTCATTTTGATATTTGTTGGCAATATTTACTAAAAAAAGATGTTGATGTGGTTTTGGTGCCAACAGCTGCGACTTTTGACTCAAACCAAAGATGGGAGGAAATTTTAAAAGCAAAAGCTTTTACAAATTTAGTCTATGTTTTAAGAGCAAATCGTATCGGAAAAGCTAAATTTGATAAAAAAGTTTGTGAGTTTTATGGAAAAAGTTTTGCTGTAACTCCAAATGGAATAATAAGTAGCAAGTTAAATGAAGAAGAAGGAATTTTACTTTTTGAATTTTCCAAAAATGAACTAAAAACTCAGAGGAAATTTTGGAAATTTAGAGAAATTTTAGCTAAAAAAGGCTTTTAA
- a CDS encoding HesA/MoeB/ThiF family protein: protein MSDFESTYFKRQIQLWGKKTQESLKNKKILIIGSGGLGSSLGLSLGSSGIGEIHIVDFDRVDISNIHRQILFKLGDEGKFKAEVFKNVLESRFNGVKVFSHIVNFEEFIKKNNVKFDLILDATDNLETRVLIDKFAKDLEIPWIYTSVQEFFIQICFMDKARFNAFDKKGLKPTGIACPIVMMAAGLEANLAIRYLAGLEVKKDLFYYIDISSGEIKINKFKI from the coding sequence ATGAGTGATTTCGAAAGTACTTATTTTAAAAGACAAATTCAGCTTTGGGGCAAAAAAACTCAAGAAAGCTTAAAAAATAAAAAAATCTTAATAATTGGCAGTGGTGGGCTTGGAAGCTCACTTGGTCTTTCTCTTGGAAGTAGCGGGATTGGAGAAATTCACATTGTTGATTTTGATAGAGTTGATATTTCAAACATTCATCGTCAAATTTTATTTAAATTAGGTGATGAGGGAAAATTTAAAGCAGAAGTTTTTAAAAACGTGCTTGAAAGTAGGTTTAACGGCGTTAAAGTTTTTTCTCACATTGTAAATTTTGAAGAGTTTATAAAAAAAAATAATGTTAAGTTTGATCTTATTTTAGATGCAACTGATAATTTAGAAACCAGAGTTTTGATAGATAAATTTGCTAAAGATTTAGAAATTCCTTGGATTTACACCTCTGTTCAAGAGTTTTTTATTCAAATTTGTTTTATGGATAAAGCTAGGTTTAATGCTTTTGATAAAAAAGGGCTAAAGCCAACTGGAATTGCATGCCCAATTGTCATGATGGCTGCTGGACTTGAAGCAAATTTAGCCATTAGATATCTAGCCGGACTTGAAGTAAAAAAAGATTTGTTTTATTATATTGATATTTCAAGTGGCGAGATAAAAATAAATAAATTTAAAATATGA
- a CDS encoding YqiA/YcfP family alpha/beta fold hydrolase, whose protein sequence is MVHGFNSSGNGTTANNLKSVLNDFGITKIIAPNFNLLNYDETIAKIDKLSKNVDIVIAHSLGGYYTMSLERLEIFKIVINPCINPLVINLDLNKKINLRGLNRQLTFGIFAKSDELFDFCNYFKDNFSAEFYGVLNYIRIPGGHRPDKDSLKLGLIKAFEYFTKIHNSIDLASESENI, encoded by the coding sequence ATCGTTCATGGGTTTAATAGTTCAGGCAACGGAACAACTGCAAATAACCTAAAATCAGTTTTGAATGACTTTGGAATAACCAAAATAATCGCACCAAATTTTAATCTTTTAAATTATGATGAAACTATCGCAAAAATAGACAAATTGTCAAAAAATGTAGATATTGTAATAGCTCATAGTTTGGGTGGATATTACACAATGAGTTTAGAAAGATTAGAAATTTTTAAAATAGTAATTAATCCTTGTATTAACCCTTTGGTTATTAATCTTGATCTTAATAAAAAAATAAACTTAAGAGGGCTTAATAGACAACTTACTTTTGGGATATTTGCCAAATCAGATGAATTATTTGACTTTTGTAACTATTTTAAAGATAATTTTTCAGCAGAATTTTATGGCGTTTTAAACTATATAAGAATTCCAGGCGGACACAGACCGGACAAAGACTCCTTAAAGCTAGGACTAATAAAGGCATTTGAGTATTTTACAAAAATTCATAACTCAATAGATTTAGCTAGTGAGAGTGAAAATATCTGA